A part of Gossypium hirsutum isolate 1008001.06 chromosome A07, Gossypium_hirsutum_v2.1, whole genome shotgun sequence genomic DNA contains:
- the LOC107952938 gene encoding uncharacterized protein, with protein sequence METKYVLGDEEEETTVAIYEADDLRQPNDTFLTDLNLMIVALSLSSICNEGDDGLNLDATDNNKVNIKDLEAGKDKGKTCNVPRLHARKRDTNNDNVKLMRRQTPHKDFRHGRRM encoded by the exons ATGGAAACAAAGTACGTATTAGGTGATGAGGAGGAGGAGACGACGGTGGCCATTTATGAGGCTGATGACTTGCGGCAGCCCAATGACACATTTCTTACTGATTTGAATCTCATGATTGTGGCGCTTTCACTAAGCTCCATATGCAACGAAGGAGATGATGGCTTAAACTTGGATGCCACCGACAACAACAAAGTCAATATTAAGGATCTTGAAGCAGGTAAGGATAAGGGCAAGACCTGCAATGTTCCCAGGCTCCATGCTAGAAAACGGGATACCAACAACGACAACGTAAAGCTCATGAGACGACAAACACCACACAAGGATTTCAG GCATGGCAGAAGAATGTAG